The Corvus hawaiiensis isolate bCorHaw1 chromosome 1, bCorHaw1.pri.cur, whole genome shotgun sequence genomic sequence TGTTCATGTGTACATTAAAAAACAGGCTAGTGACAGATAACTGGATTGTGCCACTGAACAGAAATCCTGGTAACTGAAGTATAAATTCAGAGAAATTTACTTCAAATTAAAGATTGTAGAAAACTGcaactgcagcctgtgctccTTGCATTGATTCCAGGTACTGCTTACCCACAGTAGTTCATCAACAATTTCACAGGGGGTACTGGGTAGGGTAAGGGACCTCCACGGCACAACAGCTCACAGAACTGTAAGAGCTGTGACAGGGGGTCTACACAGCTTTTTACAAAGCATACTAGGCTCAGATTTAACACTGAAGTTAATCTTCATCTTGGACTTCCGTAACACATTGTTTGACCATCAGTAAAGCAACCTGGCATTTGGAACTAAGGACAGAGAGCTGAAAACGCTGCCTTCCGAGACAGATCTGTGACACAGCCTACTGCATCCAGCACCGAGGGAACTGTGATCTCTACTGTCATTTTTAACTCACTCTCAGTAgaactgtttatcttctgtcaAGGATACCTACTCCAGGTACTTTACATTTCCAGTAAGGGTCATGTTGGCCTTCAAGtgtatgttttcttcttttttttttttaaccaagtcCCAAAGTTATTCTTCATAGCTGTGTTTGTATAACACAGGAGGTACTGTGCATTCAAATGGTagcaagtttaaaaataaagatgtgagactttaaacaaataaaaaggaatgcatttttctcttcagcttccAGTCTTCAAGGCACCTCCTGCATTAACTTACTGGGAAATAAACAAGCAGACCAAAAGTTCACTGGAAAGAGAAGAACCTGACACACATAACTTCCTCAGAAGCACACAGCATCAAAATGAGACAAGGCTCGACCCAAACTAATAACtaaaagcaatataaaaatgCTGATGAGATGACAGGAATGCCATGAGGTTGATGTTTTCAGCTCTGTTGACTGCAGGTGACTGTTATCACAGTGTTTTCTGATGGCCATTTGCAGAAGGCTTTGTCTCCGAGTCTCTTGGATTGTTTGATAGATTAAGTTTATCTAGTCCTGCAAAACAttacagaataagaaaaaactAAGACTCCCCCTTGTTTCATGCACACAGGTATTCAAAAGAACACAAACAATCCAAATTCTACTTTGGGATTGTGGACTTCACATTTGCTGAAGACCACAACTGATGTTCTATCTCCTGTAAGAATTGCTTCTGGGAAATTCCCTCGGTGTTGTTTAAGTGAGAAAAGCCCATTACAGTGGACAAGCATGGAAGCCAGAGAATCCTAACTTCCCATTGCTTAAATCACAGACTCAGATGTTAAGAACCAAGAGAGACTTGCAATAATTTACCCTGTTGCCTACAAAGACCTAAATAATtacctaaaatatttcttttaaattacagCATCTTCTTGTAAATCAACCATTGCTGATCTTAATGTCATTGGTGATGACCAGATCACTTCTCTAAACTATTTATATGTCTAATTACATTTTTAGGACTATACTATTACTGATTTATCTCTGTTTCCAGCCATTTGTTCTTATTGCACAATTCTCTATTTTGAGTGCTAATTCCTCACATCATGCCCCAGGGAAGCAGTTAAATTActctctttttttgttattttgggggtgaggaagatgaggaaagaCGGCAAATTTAGCCATATTTTATTCAAAAGAGGCATGATGTCAGTCCTTCCTTGCTTGCTACAGTTTCTCTCTGAAGTCTCCTATCAAGTCTCTAAAATTAAGGATCAAAACTGAAGAGTTTCTTATTCATTTAGTGTAGACTACACTGAATGTTTTACTTAAGTGCCACGATGTACAAAGTTAAATTTCTTCCATTGTTGGAACTGGAATTCCAAAATTTACTGCACTACCAAAAAACTAAAATCGCCTTAATGATGTCTTATTTGTAATTCTGTGAATTTTTTGGTCATAGGCCAATTTTGGTTCTCATTCTTTGAGTTCCATGGGACAGTTTTTAACAGACACCTTTTGTTATGTAcagcactgaaaacaaacacaattgTGTCAGGAACCTACACATTTCAGGGTTTGTAACTCCCTGCTTGTGTCAAACCCAGTGACCACTACCCTACTGTGCCTGCGTTTTGAAATTTGTTAATCTGCCTTCAATATTTATGATTCTTTATTCAACATTatctttctaattattttacaGTAATCTTAACCTAATTTCCCACCAGCAGAGGTGCTCTCTGGGAAGTGACTGGATTTTTCTGCATCACAACTCTGAAAGCAGTGAAAACTAACATGAGTAACTTCTAGATGATGCAAACTGAATCCTCAGTTACCTTTAGTCCTCTCAATTTAAGTAAATACTACTCTGGGGATCTAAAGAGATAGGAGCTTTCCTAATTAGTAAAGATAAGATGAagcaacaacaataaaaaaaaccccaacattttaTCCTCTAAGTATCAAATGTGTTTCAATCCTTTCTTCTATAGTCAAGAAATATCAATGCAAAATTTGATCAAACTTTTGATTGTATCAGGTAGAGGTTTTACTCAACCAGTTACTAAGGTTCCGTACATTGCATACAAAGATTTTCTGAATAGATGCTCAAAAAAAAGCATGACAACAAAGCAGTTAAGATCTCTGCTAGCTATTTTTAGGGAACTAATAAGttgctttaaacaaaaaagaaaaaagccaacccATACACAAGGTGAAGTTTTAATGTGGAATAATTGCTCATAGCAATGAGAATGTTTCTGCATTCTCCAAAGACTGAAAATCCAACTGCAGATCAGTAAATACCACACGCATATCATTAAAATCAACATTGTACCTTAGCTCTGCACTCTTCAAAAAACAACACAACGTTACTCATCCTCACACCTTAACTTAGAGGaatttccaccaaaaaaaaagtattctgtgAGCTGTGACAGAACTTTACCAGTAGCACATCAAGATGTCAATGGTGGAGAAAGGGAATGTTCAAGCACACAGAGAATTTTCAGGGCTGTGTTACCTATTGCCTTCAGGAGCTCTTCTCGCACAGCAGAAGTGAACTTTCTGACCAGACACAATGTTGTCACGATAGCAAAGAGCAGGTTGTAAGATAACACAATATAGAAGTTCCCCAGCCAGTTGAACCTTCCGAAGTCTCCAAGCAGATCAAATCTGGTGATTCCTGTTAAATTCCATGCAAGATTTAGATCAAAATATTCATAACAATGTTTTAGGAAACACAAAAATTTCATTATATTACATTTACGTTTGGATGCAAAATTCTTACAGACAACACACCAGAAGACACATGGTTAAACACACAAGACAATGCTCTTGAAGTCATGTTCTACTTTGTTGCTCACTGTAAAACTCTAAGACACCTTTACCAAAATGTTTCTTAAATTTCATAGTAAAATGCTTGAATAATGGGAGTTGAAATGAATTGTCTATTCTAAACAAGAACTCTTTTAATAAGTTCAATAAATGTAACTAGGAAAAAATCAGCTTTAGTATGaaaactgcttaaaaccacAGTTTCTATGAAATCCTTAATGATttgagaaaagaatgaaatgcACTGTgagctttttttattaaaaaaatacaggtaGCAAACAGCCTTTCTATGAGAGCCACAACAACTTATGGTAAACACTAAGCCTTTTAAGTCTTCTTCCAGAGCACTGCTTTTGAAACCAAAGTTTAAAGACATCTTTCCAACTAGAGTTTTTCTCCTGGATCGGCCCACCACTACAGCCATGGAGCATttgcacagaaggaaaagagttAGGCTGAAAGATGGTGCTGACAGGTCTTCACAGTGCACCTCCAACCCTGGCACTCGGGCTTTGTGCTGATCAAAGGCCTGTCAATCACTAATTAAGGAACAACATTCTTCTGAAACATGGAAACGTCTACAAGGTGTAGGGCCCATCCCAgaaggcagaagaggaagaacCACAGGTTGGTTCCTTTGTCAGGTGTCATGGAGTACTGAATACATGGCAGAACATTGAGATGACAGCCACATGACCATTGTCCAGGATTCAAAAGCAGTTTATTCCCAAAAAACCTAGGGCACAGACAAAGTCAGAGTGACGTGTGCCCTCACAACAGTGCAAAAAAGGAAGCTGATCCTGTCCTGGAACTAAAATGGCAGCAGCAAAGAAGGCAATCACAAAACAGCCCTGGATCTGAAACTCCTAAAAGCTCCTGATTTTCTATCATCCTATTTTGAAAGCGTTTTGGGGCTTTTAAAAACTGACTTCTCAAGTGATAATAAATGAAGAGACAGAATTAAGGGTCAGTTACATTTCTTCCGTGGGTAAACCTGACACTTAGGAATCTCACTGTACCTGGATACCCAAGACTTGCAAGGCAGGTATCACAATGTTAAAAGATACACACACTTGTACagtcatttaaattaaaacattacTGAATTTGGTATCTAAGGAAAAcatactgaaatgaaaagaagaagttTCAAAGgatgaaacaaaacaatcacTGATCAAAATAGCAAAAGAGGCAGGGAGAAATACCAAAAAAGCACAGAAGGTCTTagcacagaaagaagaaacCAGCTGAATTAACTAGTAAAGAGATGAAGGACAAtaaacacagagctgctttcccatTTTAAGGCAAACAGTGTCCTTAACATTTCCAAAGCAGCAGTGTTTTAGTCAGACTGTGGAGCCACATGAAAATTAAGAAAGTCAGGTTTGAATGTACAGGCTTCCAGTactttaaaggaaaaggaacaaaacaggcagagcactggaattCTCTGGAAAAAGAATAACATTCCTTGACACATAGAGGTCCAGAAGAACAGTGAGCCATGGAGTCATGTTACAAGGACAAACAGAAATGAACCCTGACACTTCTGTTAGAGTAGGTGGGAAAATTATTGTCCATAAATTACATTCAATTTCTTCTTACAAACAGAAGTCACTGCTCATCAGAAAAGACCTGACACAGTAACAGTCTGTAAACTCATGGGAGAAAAAGGTTAAAAAGGTTTTGATGACTTTCTTACAGAAGCAGTATCTACTCAGCCCacggagaaaaaaacccaagaatttTAATAACTCTTAAGCTTAAGTTTTTGTTCAATTACTGATCTAGTGGCacaaatatatacacacaaacgCTGATAAAATTTTACCAAATAAACTATTAAAGAATTCTTCAGGTTAACAACAAATAGTAGGTTTTAGACAGCACacacaaataaatttaaaatcccCATTTACTTGCACATAATACTCAAGTGTAGAATTCTAGGAAAACTTCTGTATGCTAGAAAGTTCAATTTCCTCTGCAattctttggttttgtattCTTGACTATTAAGTGCCTTGCTCCCAATTTGTTTCTCTGTGATTAGAAATCTGGTGCTGGTGGGAAACATTTTTGAAGGGCTACTAAAAGGCTGAAAAGTCCTGGGAAAATATGAGTTAActtatttcagtaaaataatttattttagttaAAAACTTTCCTGGAGTTCTAGAAGAATGACAGATTAGACATATCCACCACCTACATATCTAATTAGAATGCCATGAAACATGTAAGAAactccatttccatttttaaaagttgaaaAATGGCAGTAGATGCCTTAGATAACTTTTGCTTTTTCACCTTTCCCATAAGGATAAAGTCTAGTCTTTTCTGTATAGTCTAGAAACTCGCTTTTTTAATAAAGTGAAAAGACTACGGATCTGCTTaacatatttatttcttttcatctaTTCAGTGCCACAGGGCAGTGGCATGTAGTGCAACACACATTGATATTTCTGCAAAGCACCACATGACTCACTGTACTCTAATACACTCTATTAATCCTGTTTGGACAGCTGTGACTGTGCGTTTGTTAGCTGTGTGTTAATTGttccatcttttttcttcttttatttatcTCTATGGCAAACTATTCAGGAATTTCACTTGTTAGTCTGGTTTTTAAGTGAGTTTTACCATTAATCTGTTTCCTATGAGACAACAATGGGCCCAGCGTGTACACTTACTGCCACAGAATCTGGTTATTATCAGCTGTTAATCTCATGGATCATtaacaattaattttattttcttttaaacaagtCTTGAATGCAGTAACTTAGTGGACACAAACTTACATTACGATTCTGTTCTAAAACAGTGATTTTCCAATGTAACATCTGGCTCCACATGCTAGAACCATTTTACTTCTTAAACCTTTATCATACtggttatattttaaaactgcacTACTTTAAATATGTGAATTActcttttgcattttcatgAAGTTTtactacagatttttttaaagtaagttcTAAAATGAGTATTTTAAGATTCCACACTCCAAAATGCATTACAGAGGGTTTTTCATTTGCTATAGAAATGATTTATAGTTTATTAAAACACTTCATCTGTGGGTATACATAGCATGAGAATACACAGTATAGTTTACTGCAAAACATGAACTACTCTTGATTCAAGAGTATtctcactgaaaagaaaaccagctgTAAAACTACTGAGCACACACTGCGGGTCTGTGGGCCTGAGCTCAAACTTCTAAGCTTGTACTTAAGACTTGTACAGCCTGAGgtgaagatttttgttttgttctattTAATGTTCCCAATGAAATTCACATTAGCTACAAGGATTCTGCACTACTTAAACATGTAATAGCCTTGCAATTTAACTTCAAGAATTCAAGCTGAAGATTACCTAAATGAAGTGATGATACAACACGACTTTCCAACTGGTTAAAACAGCTTAACTACTTCAATTGCTACTGTCAGTTCTTAGCAATAAAATCAGAAGTTCTTCAGTTCTGCTATGGTAGACTCCAAATTGTTAAACTTGAAAAATGAAGTagcaaaaaatacaaacatattATTCTAGGGAAAATGAAAGTAGCCTGGTATCACTGCTGATTAAAAAACTTAGTAAATGAAGAGTCATTAACTTCTGCACTCAGTGCTACCTCAAATTTCAGACACCGAATCCCAAATTTTTCACAGGAACTAAGCATTAATTTCACAGTGACCAGGAAACTATTTCATACTGCTCTGGACAATCAGTTTTCCTATCTTTTCATGTCACAGTCTCCCGTTTTAAGAAGTTTCAAATCTGACCttcttaaaataatatattctcTAAAAAACGCTtatcatctttttctttttagaaagcaTGTTCTGCAGTTCATGCACATAGATGTATGCTCAACAGCTCATGTTGGTGTAGAAATGAAGGCCATGGATACGTGCTCTTTCCACTGAAAGTGATGGCAAATTAAATACATACTATGGAAAATACAGCTACaggttcttctttttttcttgtatttttttttaattcaattaaACATCCTTTACTATGACTTCCATTTCACTTACCCAGTGTCCTTGACATCACTGGcaaagcagagctcagcaccaAGATTGAGACACAGTTTCCAATTATCTGTTTGAAAACGACAAACAGCATTTAAATGATAAACGGGATTGTTGAagggaaaacacaaagaaaatcagtggtcaagatgaaaaagaagaaatcttaAAAGGCACATTCTTAAAACTGAACCTAAAGCAATTTACAGTAACATATTGTTAGTCTTGCTGACTTCTGTCACTGCTCTCCACATGGTGTTAAACAAGACAAAGATGATCcaagaaaaaatcaaatatgTATTCATGTGCTTTTAATCAGTGTTATGTATGCTCAGattcaaaataattcaaaactACCATGCTGCAAAGCATCAACTGTTTACTTACTTCCTGTGAATGTTTTATAAAAGAACAATTCCATGGGCTTAGAATAGATGACTGATACATCAGCTTAAGCCTTGGATGTAACTGCTTGCAGGATtagcattatttaaaaaattacaacaaAGAGCTTCCTTTCAATTCAATGCCTGTTGTCTACTTTAAATAGTATGAAAAAATTCACAGCTGTTAGATTTTACTCTTGTTCTTCTAAAGCCTTTAAAAAGAGTAATTGAAACTTTCTTTCAAAAGGGATCATTTTCTTCAGGTCTAGTTCTATcagaagccaaaagaaaaaaaaatagaaaacttgAAAGTAGGTAGACACTTGTACATTCACTATTTATTTCTACACTATTCCTGGTGTACTGTAAACAATCAATAGGAAATATTAAGAACATTCCAACTATCTACTACTTATTACTCTAATCATTCTGTGTGCATACCCACTTTCTCACTTCCAACAATTTGTTGGAAAATACCTTCATccattacttaaaaaaaaccaaaaaaacaaaacaaacaaacaaaaaaaaacccagaaacaatgaaatatactgaaaaaataattaaattcagCATCTGTTCCTTGGTTACTGATCACTTCCCCTTGTCAGCTGTGGGAATATTTTGCCAAAAACCTAGGCATGTTCCTCTGAATTAGGTAACAGCATTGGTGATTCTAAAGCCATTGCTAAATTGTAGAAAGTCAAATTAGCTTCAGATTGCAAAATGTTGCCGAATAGCCCTCCTCAGTCTTAGTTTCATTATTCAAATTTGAATTACTTTGTATTACTTCTAGCAACCACGTTGTTCAGATCTCATACAAGTTCCCTGAAGTACAGTTAACGCAATCAAAGTTACTCATTAGCAATAAGTTTCTTTTGAAGAAAGTTCTTTCACTCGCTTTTCTATAGCCAGTTAACAAGCTCTGCCATTCCTGGCTTCTTACAAGTGAATGGATGCCATCCAAGCTAAACAGAGCACATCCTTTTTCCCACTCattcagcattttgaaaatcTTCCAGTTTGTGTTTACGCAGCTTACAAACAAACAGTGATCACTGCAAATGAGCCATTCAGGGCAATTACTAAGAGAGTCAGTTTGTCTTGGGTGGCAAGAAACACAGGAGGGGGCCATCCCCATCCCAGACTGCACCTTACCTTTGTCATAGTTGTGTCATCCTTCCTGGGAGTGAAATTCTCAAAAAAACGAAGACTGTAGAAGCCGACGACAGAAGATACCATAAGATAGCTGTGAGAATCAAGGAAAAAGGAACCTCCAAGGAATGCAAGTTTCATTCAAGTTCTCAGCAGCCACCTAAAAGTCTTaagaactaaagaaaaaagaaacaaaaacacttCAAGTGTTTGAGAAGGACTGACccatctctttcttctttccaggcAAGTGCCTTAGTGTATTACCAGTGTCCCAGAAAACTGGACAGAATACTTGTTAACAGATAGAATTCTTACAGAAAGGATACAAAATCAAAATGATTTCAAGTGCTGCTCCTACAAAGCCAAAGGTGGATAAGGAGGCATTTCCTATTCCAGGCCCCTACAAGGAAAAAGATACTTTGCATAATTAAATAAGATACATACAACAGTTCACAAAGTTACCTCCTACCAAGAACAAAACATTTAACATCTTACATGAAATACAGCCTTTCTCAATTTCAGTGTTTCAGGGGCGTTCTGATGTCCTACCCTCAAAGTCCCCCCACCTCATGTAATGGCATCAGCAGCTTTCAAACTGCAGTGAAATGTATTGCTAAGACAGAACTGCAAACTCCAGATAACCGATCTGCTTTACTGCATCACTGTATCTAAATAAAGCTTCTGCACTATTTTAGTAAGAACTCCCTACAACATGACATGTAATAAACATTCGTGTGGGCACAGCAATGAAACCTAGAAGCAAAGTCAAGGTCAAGGTTCATTAGTTTCCGTGTTACTAAAGCAAAAGTTCACACTTGCACTTCTGCAAGGCCCCCAAAGCTTTACTAAAGTTATAAAAGTTGTAAGGGAAATTTACTTTACCCCTGATCCCTTTGGCATTGCAGTCTCGTCAACCAACAGGTAAAGAATGTTGAGAGCGACTAAGAGAACTGAAATGGACTATAAAAAAGTAGAAACAGTCTTGTTATTGAAAAGTattccacatttttaaaatctactCATTTATGCTCACCAGACTCCATAATgtcaagtttttttttaaatggtcaaGAAAAGAATATCAAGACTGTTGCTTAAACACACATCCctcaaaaaatttaaaactattCCCTCAAATGACCAAAGAACTCTTCATACTttttgttggggaaaaaaaagaaagttcttACTGTCTCAGTCAGTAGCAATATCATGACAGCTGGATAGACTAAATTCCTTTCCCAAGCAGAAGCTTTTTTCCTCCGTTCtgttcagaagagaaaaaacagaagctTAATACCATAGATCACCttagaataaaaaaagtaagaatCATTCAGCTATCTATAAGCTCATTATAAATATAAGTAACAACAGTAACCTGATCTGGAACAAACATCAACCAGCTGATAAGAACATCCACTCTGTAGAGCTGTACAAAGCAATAGCAAAAACATGAAACCTCTCTAGAGAAAGGCTGGGGAGACAGAGACAAGCAGATTCTTCTTAGAGGCATGTTTCACCATAACTCTTTTCTTCCCCTAGTACACAGCAGTTCCACAAAGTTTAAAATCTGCTGAATTTAAAAGTACATTGCTTACATGTAAATTTTAGCATGACCTAAAGGGACAGAATAGCATTTCAGATATTTAAATAGTATTTTCCTCTTGTAAGGTAAGAAAGACAAAACTAACTTCACTAGACATCATTAGCAGATGatgcttttaggaaaaaaaaaaaaacaacaacaacaacaacaaaaaaaacccacaatttgaattttatagaaataattcaaacacaaaaagaaagtaatGCCCAAATATTCATAAGCATATCATATATTTAAAGCTCCATGCAAAGAAGTCAAGTGTTACAATTTCTCTAATGTTAAAAATAAGATCCAAATCTGACTCCCTACTTGAACTGTTTTGTTGGAGGGGTGCAATGATTCCATGTAATGTACTTGCAAATGCACAAATTTGGTTAAGAACAAACTGAAATCAATCAAGCAACTGCTCCAAACTAAACACAGCACCTTTAAGGTCATTTAGTAAACTACAATCCACATGAAACACTAGAAAGTTCATTACCtagatttgttttcttgcttttcactttttccAGCTCACGTTCCAGCTCTACCGTCTGGTATTCCACTGTGGAAGATACACCTTTTAAAATAGAAGACACGATTTTCTTTTGGATGTGACTGACTGTAGTACTGTAAGGCACACAGTGACA encodes the following:
- the LMBR1 gene encoding limb region 1 protein homolog isoform X3 produces the protein MLILLALLILGIVWVASALIDNDAASMESLYDLWEFYLPYLYSCISLMGCLLLLLCTPVGLSRMFTVMGQLLVKPTILEDLDEQMYIITLEEEAIQRKLNGVSSTVEYQTVELERELEKVKSKKTNLERRKKASAWERNLVYPAVMILLLTETSISVLLVALNILYLLVDETAMPKGSGGPGIGNASLSTFGFVGAALEIILIFYLMVSSVVGFYSLRFFENFTPRKDDTTMTKIIGNCVSILVLSSALPVMSRTLGITRFDLLGDFGRFNWLGNFYIVLSYNLLFAIVTTLCLVRKFTSAVREELLKAIGLDKLNLSNNPRDSETKPSANGHQKTL
- the LMBR1 gene encoding limb region 1 protein homolog isoform X2: MSKRMKMPSLTEYRLWNLASLFSNLCLFVLMPFAFFFLESEGFAGLKKGIRARILETLVMLILLALLILGIVWVASALIDNDAASMESLYDLWEFYLPYLYSCISLMGCLLLLLCTPVGLSRMFTVMGQLLVKPTILEDLDEQMYIITLEEEAIQRKLNGVSSTVEYQTVELERELEKVKSKKTNLERRKKASAWERNLVYPAVMILLLTETSISVLLVALNILYLLVDETAMPKGSGGPGIGNASLSTFGFVGAALEIILIFYLMVSSVVGFYSLRFFENFTPRKDDTTMTKIIGNCVSILVLSSALPVMSRTLGITRFDLLGDFGRFNWLGNFYIVLSYNLLFAIVTTLCLVRKFTSAVREELLKAIGLDKLNLSNNPRDSETKPSANGHQKTL